One segment of Toxotes jaculatrix isolate fToxJac2 chromosome 8, fToxJac2.pri, whole genome shotgun sequence DNA contains the following:
- the adam15 gene encoding disintegrin and metalloproteinase domain-containing protein 12 isoform X7, with product MRGSAATLLVLLLLSGRPAFTVCRSLNAPQDGGVLPPDGQADGTDGLTATVTGVDRWRRPLLEKTRPFILVDGQRRSLAEALQDGHPDRLQCGLQVGGRLFLLDLEKNHDLLPKPPSVFYYLPNGTGVSVKADPVTHCYYHGSVRGFPQSRVALSTCSGLRGVIAINSTLSFELQPQDDGYHPQHLHAHQRGEGEEGAGGESGGEGSGGSGGGGGEEEGVHLLFSTSPLEGDSAGGCGVSHASVPPIYSSTHTHRRKRDILSETKYIELVLVADHQEFVNYQKNNKTIIYRMLDVANQVDWFYRPLNVRVALTGLEIWSDRDKIRVEKSPTDTLNSFLEWRTRELLPRLRHDNAQLIMGGSFDGTTVGMASQSSMCSRDRSGGVNVDHLVSVLGVASTVAHELGHNLGMSHDTAERRCSCQNEPRLGGCIMEPSTGFMPGQQFSSCSAADLSVSLLHGGGMCLFNVPQPDSLLGGPRCGNLYVERGEECDCGLLEECDDPCCNASTCQLVPGAQCSSDGICCQDCKLRAAGSVCREPLGECDLPEFCTGSSPHCPPNVFLQNGEPCEDGASYCYGGVCASMHTQCQMLWGPNATSAPAVCFSSVNKQGNKYGNCGQLTNGSYVPCGNSDVHCGRIQCQGGRERPLLGTNAEILTTTVRFNHSDLVCRGTFFHLGDDVSDPSTVAQGTACGPGKACLNQKCQDVSVFGVDECHRKCSGHGVCNSNKNCHCDVGWAPPDCRYSGHGGSVDSGPARAAPGSDPVRVALLVIFLFILPVVLLFLALRFPRLRRSLLCLGPNSPFHKARQHNRTPVMERVDGRNGEQVRPLRYHLNPQADIPLTPPHKEVPVPLKPMVPRKPRPLAHPHIPPPPGYASNTKPPPHGAVAPAAVPNRRPPVPPIRPTIPQRVETSPPL from the exons ATGCGCGGATCCGCCGCAACGTtactggtgctgctgctgctcagcggCCGCCCTGCGTTCACCGTCTGCAGGTCCCTGAACGCACCACAGGACGGAGGGGTTCTGCCTCCGGACGGGCAGGCGGACGGTACCGACGGTCTGACCGCAACAGTGACAG GTGTGGACAGATGGCGGCGTCCCCTGCTGGAGAAGACTCGTCCCTTTATCCTGGTGGACGGACAGAGACGAAGCCTCGCGGAAGCTTTACAG GACGGTCACCCTGACAGGCTGCAGTGTGGACTGCAGGTGGGAGGACGACTCTTCCTGCTGGACCTGGAGAAGAACCA CGACCTGCTGCCCAAACCGCCCAGCGTCTTCTACTACCTGCCCAACGGTACCGGAGTGTCCGTGAAAGCCGATCCTGTG ACTCACTGTTATTACCACGGCAGCGTCAGAGGTTTCCCTCAGTCCAGAGTGGCCCTGAGCACCTGCTCCGGACTCCG AGGCGTCATCGCCATCAACTCCACTCTGAGCTTCGAGCTGCAGCCGCAGGACGACGGCTACCATCCCCAACACCTCCACGCACACCagcggggggagggggaggagggggcagggggggagagtggaggagaggggagcgggggaagtggaggaggaggaggtgaagaagaaggagTTCACCTACTATTCTCCACCAGCCCTCTGGAGGGCGACAGCGCTGGAGGCTGCGGGGTTTCCCACGCCTCTGTGCCCCCCATCtacagctccacacacacacacagg aggaagagagacatcCTGTCAGAGACCAAATACATCGAGCTGGTGCTGGTGGCCGATCACCaggag TTTGTAAATTACCAGAAGAACAACAAGACCATCATCTACCGCATGCTGGACGTGGCCAACCAGGTGGACTGG TTCTACCGTCCTCTGAACGTCCGAGTGGCGTTGACTGGTCTGGAGATCTGGAGCGATCGAGATAAGATCCGCGTGGAGAAGAGTCCGACGGACACCCTCAACAGCTTCCTGGAATGGAGAACCAGAGAACTGCTGCCGCGCCTTCGCCATGACAACGCCCAGCTCATCAT GGGTGGGTCTTTTGACGGCACCACAGTGGGGATGGCGTCCCAGTCGTCCATGTGCTCCAGAGACAGGTCTGGTGGAGTCAACGTG gATCACCTGGTCAGTGTTTTGGGCGTGGCCTCCACTGTCGCTCATGAGCTCGGTCACAATCTGGGGATGAGCCATGACACCGCCGAACGCCGCTGCTCCTGCCAGAATGAACCGCGGCTCGGAGGATGCATCATGGAACCATCAACTGG GTTCATGCCGGGTCAGcagttcagcagctgcagcgcCGCAGACCTGTCCGTCAGCCTGCTGCATGGAGGCGGCATGTGTCTGTTCAACGTGCCGCAGCCGGACAGTCTGCTGGGAGGACCTCGCTGTGGAAACCTGTacgtggagagaggagaggagtgtgaCTGCGGCCTCCTGGAG gaGTGCGACGACCCCTGCTGTAACGCCTCCACCTGTCAGCTGGTCCCTGGAGCTCAGTGTTCGTCTGATGGCATCTGCTGCCAGGACTGTAAG TTGCGGGCGGCGGGCTCGGTTTGTCGCGAGCCGCTCGGAGAATGCGACCTCCCCGAGTTCTGCACCGGCTCCTCCCCCCACTGTCCCCCCAATGTCTTCCTGCAGAACGGAGAGCCCTGCGAGGACGGCGCTTCCTACTGCTACGGAGGAGTCTGCGCCAGCATGCACACCCAGTGCCAGATGCTGTGGGGACCCA ACGCCACCAGCGCTCCCGCCGTCTGCTTCTCATCAGTCAACAAACAGGGGAACAAATACGGAAACTGTGGTCAGCTGACCAACGGCTCCTACGTCCCCTGTGGGAACTC TGACGTTCACTGCGGCAGGATCCAGtgtcagggagggagggagcgccccctgctgggcaCCAACGCAGAGATCCTGACCACCACGGTCCGCTTCAACCACAGCGACCTGGTCTGCAGAGGAACCTTCTTCCACCTGGGCGATGATGTGTCCGACCCCTCCACCGTGGCCCAGGGCACTGCCTGTGGCCCTGGAAAG gcCTGTTTGAACCAGAAGTGTCAGGACGTGTCGGTGTTTGGCGTGGACGAGTGTCACAGGAAATGCAGCGGTCACGGG gtgtGTAACAGTAATAAGAACTGTCACTGTGATGTGGGCTGGGCTCCACCTGACTGCAGGTACTCTGGTCATGGAGGCAGCGTGGACAGTGGCCCGGCCAGAGCTGCTCCAG ggtcTGACCCGGTGCGAGTCGCCCTGCTCgtcatcttcctcttcatcctgccGGtggtcctcctcttcctcgctctTCGCTTCCCTCGTCTCCGTCGGAGTCTCCTCTGTCTGGGACCAAACAGCCCGTTTCACAAAGCTCGACAACACAACCG AACTCCGGTGATGGAGCGAGTGGACGGCAGGAATGGGGAGCAGGTCCGACCGCTGAGGTACCACCTGAACCCACAGGCTGACATCCCACTAACCCCGCCCCACAAAgag GTTCCTGTTCCACTCAAACCTATGGTGCCCAGAAAGCCCCGCCCTCTGGCCCACCCCCACATCCCCCCTCCCCCTGGCTACGCCTCCAACACCAAACCTCCACCACACGGAGCCGTCGCACCTGCAGCCGTTCCCAACAG gcgGCCTCCCGTTCCCCCGATTCGACCCACAATCCCTCAGAGAGTCGAGACCTCGCCGCCTCTTTAA